One window of Fusobacterium sp. SYSU M8D902 genomic DNA carries:
- a CDS encoding AAA family ATPase — protein sequence MYLKKLKIKNWQCIDETEIKFENLMLFIGQSNSGKSSIMSAIMFFLGYRNFRSKDIRDEEQPLIIEGRFYNYYNKTFHLKNIDVSNKNIWLKVEKNLEEEARYFVLVENRWNRISEKEYITITESTPLLYIPSFSDREQSCFFINSLLNILESKKINRPETIDEMIDTFNKLQSDYVSRGLYRNLIFEIFRSLAIYSKKKKHSLLDNSLVIFEEPELYLHPQKEKELFENMCLLTKLGCQIYVTTHSSNFINLYMYKSICIVRKEKSIGTKVFQFKGFLFSGDEIKNFNMNYWINPDRGELFFAKKVILVEGQTDKIVLGYLSKRLGIYKYDYSILECGSKSLIPQFIKLLNVFKIPYVAVYDKDNHFWRTPEEIENSKQKNKTIKNSVNKEIGTWVEFENDIEEEIYQENRERKNYKNKPFYALKTVTDSKYVIPKRLEIKIRKIFS from the coding sequence ATGTATTTAAAAAAGTTAAAAATTAAAAATTGGCAATGTATAGATGAAACAGAGATAAAATTTGAAAATTTGATGCTTTTTATAGGACAGAGCAACAGTGGAAAATCTAGTATTATGTCTGCAATTATGTTTTTTTTAGGATATAGAAATTTTAGATCCAAAGATATTAGAGATGAGGAGCAACCACTAATCATAGAGGGAAGATTTTATAACTACTACAATAAAACTTTTCATTTAAAAAATATAGATGTGTCGAATAAAAATATCTGGTTAAAAGTAGAGAAAAATTTAGAAGAGGAAGCTAGATACTTTGTTTTAGTGGAGAATAGGTGGAATAGAATAAGTGAAAAAGAGTATATTACAATAACAGAGAGCACCCCATTGCTCTATATTCCATCTTTTTCTGATAGAGAGCAGTCGTGTTTTTTTATCAACTCATTATTAAATATACTTGAGAGCAAGAAAATAAATAGACCTGAAACAATAGATGAGATGATAGATACCTTTAATAAGTTGCAGAGTGATTATGTGAGTAGAGGCTTGTATAGAAATTTGATATTTGAAATTTTTAGATCTTTGGCTATCTACTCCAAAAAGAAAAAACACTCATTACTAGATAACTCACTTGTAATATTTGAAGAACCAGAGCTATATCTACATCCACAAAAAGAGAAAGAACTTTTTGAAAATATGTGTCTATTGACTAAACTAGGTTGTCAGATATATGTGACTACCCATTCAAGTAATTTTATCAACTTATATATGTATAAATCTATATGTATTGTGAGAAAGGAAAAGAGCATTGGAACAAAGGTATTTCAATTTAAAGGTTTCTTATTTTCAGGAGATGAGATCAAAAATTTTAATATGAACTACTGGATAAATCCTGATAGAGGAGAACTTTTCTTTGCTAAGAAGGTTATCTTGGTAGAGGGACAGACAGATAAAATTGTACTGGGATATCTCTCTAAAAGATTGGGAATATATAAATATGACTACTCCATATTGGAATGTGGTAGTAAAAGTCTAATTCCACAGTTTATAAAACTTTTAAATGTGTTTAAGATACCATATGTAGCTGTTTATGATAAGGACAATCATTTTTGGAGAACTCCAGAGGAGATAGAGAATTCTAAACAGAAAAATAAAACTATAAAAAATAGTGTGAACAAAGAGATTGGTACTTGGGTAGAGTTTGAAAATGATATTGAAGAGGAGATATATCAGGAGAATAGAGAGAGAAAAAATTATAAAAATAAGCCTTTTTATGCACTGAAAACAGTGACAGATTCTAAGTATGTAATACCTAAAAGATTGGAGATAAAGATTAGGAAGATATTTTCATAG
- a CDS encoding murein L,D-transpeptidase catalytic domain family protein, whose product MLKKIILGLTLLGSVTFGLDLKSEESIREVYKNLKLEDKLEYSTFLKAIHGYNKIADKKEGYITIVDFSKPSNEERFFVIDLENSKVDFLTYVTHGKNTGLDTAIKFSNKRNSYQSSLGFYLTDNTYMGSNGYSLRLKGLEPGINSNALDRNIVVHGADYATKEFMNKYGFLGRSLGCPAIPEEISKEVIDYIKGGTVLYINGNDENYLQNSTYVKL is encoded by the coding sequence GTGTTAAAGAAAATCATTTTAGGCTTGACATTATTGGGATCGGTAACTTTTGGATTGGATTTGAAAAGTGAAGAGAGTATTAGAGAAGTTTATAAAAATCTTAAACTTGAAGATAAATTAGAGTATTCTACATTTTTAAAAGCTATTCATGGATATAATAAGATTGCAGATAAAAAAGAGGGATATATAACAATTGTAGATTTTTCTAAACCTTCAAATGAAGAGAGATTTTTTGTGATAGATTTAGAAAATAGTAAGGTTGACTTCTTAACTTATGTCACTCATGGAAAAAACACAGGTTTAGATACTGCTATAAAATTTTCTAACAAAAGAAATTCATACCAAAGTTCCTTGGGATTTTATCTAACTGATAATACTTATATGGGAAGTAATGGCTACTCACTTAGATTAAAAGGCTTAGAACCTGGTATTAACTCAAATGCTTTAGATAGAAATATTGTTGTTCATGGGGCTGATTATGCCACTAAGGAGTTTATGAATAAATATGGATTTTTAGGAAGAAGTCTCGGTTGTCCTGCTATTCCTGAAGAGATCTCTAAAGAGGTAATAGATTATATAAAGGGTGGTACTGTACTTTATATCAATGGAAATGATGAAAATTACTTGCAAAATAGTACATATGTAAAATTATAA